The following coding sequences are from one Candidatus Dadabacteria bacterium window:
- a CDS encoding metal ABC transporter permease, which produces MSPHQFDIQLVAVIVAASCAIPGAFLVLRRMSMMTDAISHSILLGIILAFFLVKDLSSPILIIGAAASGVLAISLIKAVNRARLVKKDASIGIVFPFLFSVAVILLSKYARNVHIDTHSVLLGEIAFAPFNRLILSGMDLGPKSVYVMGSILLLNLLFISFFYKELKVSTFDESFASSIGFRPRLIHYLLMAVVSLTCVGAFDAVGSILVIALIVIPPCCAYLLTDSLFRMILLSVVFGISAAVSGFWVANWLDVNIAGSMAFVCGLFFLVVFLLAPQRGLFGIIREKRRQRMDFAEASLLVSLYNQERGDAVKNHPDSRGMFRSADFASKVVEFLKRKGEIAVAGGKLFLTDKGRERARMTMEGR; this is translated from the coding sequence ATGAGCCCGCATCAGTTTGATATACAGCTGGTAGCCGTCATAGTTGCGGCTTCATGCGCCATACCGGGGGCGTTCCTTGTTCTAAGAAGAATGTCCATGATGACCGATGCGATCAGCCATTCCATTCTGCTCGGCATAATCCTCGCTTTTTTTCTCGTGAAGGACCTTTCATCGCCGATTCTCATAATAGGAGCCGCCGCAAGCGGGGTGCTTGCGATTTCGCTCATAAAGGCGGTTAACCGCGCAAGGCTGGTCAAAAAGGACGCGTCGATAGGGATAGTCTTCCCGTTTCTTTTCAGCGTGGCGGTCATATTGCTTTCCAAGTATGCGCGAAACGTGCATATTGACACCCACTCCGTGCTTCTCGGAGAGATAGCGTTCGCTCCTTTTAACCGCCTGATTCTCTCGGGTATGGACCTGGGACCCAAGTCGGTTTACGTAATGGGTTCGATTCTTCTTCTGAACCTGCTTTTCATTTCCTTTTTCTATAAGGAGCTTAAGGTGTCGACTTTTGACGAGAGCTTTGCGTCGTCAATAGGATTCCGTCCCCGGCTCATCCACTACCTGCTTATGGCTGTTGTGTCGCTTACATGCGTCGGGGCGTTTGACGCGGTGGGCTCGATACTTGTTATAGCGCTTATAGTGATTCCGCCCTGCTGCGCCTACCTTCTTACGGATTCGCTTTTCAGGATGATTCTTCTGAGCGTGGTCTTTGGAATCTCGGCAGCCGTTTCAGGGTTCTGGGTCGCCAACTGGCTTGACGTTAACATAGCGGGTTCAATGGCTTTTGTGTGCGGGTTGTTTTTTCTCGTGGTTTTTCTCCTTGCTCCCCAAAGGGGACTCTTCGGCATAATAAGAGAAAAAAGGAGACAGAGGATGGACTTTGCCGAGGCTTCGCTCCTCGTGAGTCTTTACAACCAAGAAAGAGGAGATGCGGTAAAGAACCACCCCGACAGCAGGGGCATGTTCCGGTCGGCTGATTTCGCCTCAAAAGTGGTCGAATTTCTGAAGCGCAAAGGGGAGATAGCTGTTGCGGGCGGGAAGCTCTTTCTTACGGATAAAGGTAGGGAAAGGGCACGTATGACCATGGAGGGAAGATAA
- a CDS encoding metal ABC transporter permease has translation MLEFAVELFSDYTARTILLGAASLGIVSGVVGSYAVLRKQSLVGDVMSHAALPGIVLAFLIMGVKEQLPIFIGAALSAVLAVFLINLITSNSRVKTDSAMGMALSVFFGLGLVLLTYAQKMPDANQAGLDKFLFGQAEALVGKDVLVIGVTGFFALLVVGLFWKEFKLLCFDPDFGGTMGFSMKSLDLLVTAVIVSAIVIGLQTVGVVLMSSMLIAPAVAARQWTGGMGSMVILAALIAAVSGVTGVALSAGLENVPTGPAVIVCVSAVAFFSVLFSPNGFFTLRFKDARSRREIKKDYVLKALHDLALEHNDPGYAHSEKLLALGSEKGFNVRKSLLQLQEAGHVERAGEENWRLTPSGIREIRKLSPVGSNG, from the coding sequence ATGCTTGAATTTGCTGTTGAGCTTTTCTCTGACTATACGGCCAGGACCATTCTCTTGGGAGCGGCTTCCCTGGGCATTGTAAGCGGCGTGGTCGGCTCTTACGCGGTGCTTAGAAAGCAAAGCCTCGTAGGCGACGTCATGTCGCACGCGGCCCTTCCCGGAATAGTGCTTGCCTTCCTCATAATGGGAGTAAAGGAACAGCTGCCTATCTTTATCGGGGCTGCGCTCTCAGCCGTCCTGGCGGTTTTTCTGATCAACCTGATTACCAGCAACTCGAGGGTAAAAACCGACAGCGCGATGGGGATGGCGCTTTCTGTCTTTTTCGGGCTTGGCCTTGTTCTTCTTACCTACGCGCAGAAGATGCCGGATGCCAACCAGGCGGGGCTTGATAAGTTTCTTTTCGGCCAGGCGGAAGCGCTTGTCGGAAAAGACGTTCTTGTTATAGGTGTCACGGGGTTTTTCGCCCTTTTGGTTGTGGGACTTTTCTGGAAAGAGTTCAAACTTCTTTGCTTCGATCCGGATTTCGGAGGCACTATGGGTTTTTCCATGAAGTCTCTGGACCTGCTTGTTACGGCCGTCATAGTTTCGGCGATAGTGATCGGGCTGCAGACAGTAGGGGTCGTGCTTATGAGCTCAATGCTCATTGCCCCCGCGGTTGCGGCCAGACAGTGGACCGGCGGTATGGGCTCGATGGTGATTCTTGCGGCTTTGATAGCGGCCGTCTCCGGCGTAACGGGTGTTGCGCTGAGTGCCGGGCTTGAGAACGTGCCAACGGGACCCGCGGTTATAGTCTGCGTGAGCGCCGTCGCTTTTTTCTCGGTTCTTTTCTCGCCGAACGGGTTTTTCACCCTGAGATTCAAAGACGCCAGGAGCAGAAGGGAGATAAAGAAGGATTACGTCTTAAAAGCCCTGCACGATCTGGCTCTTGAGCATAACGACCCCGGCTACGCGCATTCCGAGAAGCTGCTTGCGCTTGGAAGCGAGAAGGGGTTTAACGTGCGAAAAAGTCTTTTGCAACTGCAGGAGGCGGGGCACGTGGAGAGAGCGGGGGAAGAGAACTGGCGGCTCACCCCAAGCGGTATTCGCGAGATCAGAAAGCTTTCACCGGTGGGGAGTAACGGATGA